The following coding sequences lie in one Eubacterium ventriosum genomic window:
- a CDS encoding protein-ADP-ribose hydrolase: MKQQERLDFLLEKLKEDSVQYKNLQVEENETAKKEAVRSLMNIRMPRYIDRKILKVQDEFLQNQTFEKGIVTLDMIPTVKEQHGSNNPLADKISIWQGDMTRLKVDAIVNAANSALLGCFVPCHRCIDNAIHSGAGMELREECNKIMNQRKIKYGTNYEEPTGTATITEAYNLPCKKVIHTVGPICYFGLNDELCNDLKNCYESVLNCCAENGLKTVAFCCISTGEFRFPNKEAAVIAKDTVERFLMKKENNIERVIFCVYKDLDREIYDKLYK, from the coding sequence ATGAAACAGCAGGAAAGATTGGATTTTTTGTTGGAAAAGTTAAAAGAAGATTCAGTTCAATACAAAAATCTTCAGGTGGAAGAAAATGAAACTGCAAAAAAAGAAGCAGTCCGTTCATTAATGAATATAAGAATGCCAAGGTACATTGACAGAAAAATATTGAAAGTTCAGGATGAATTTTTGCAGAATCAGACTTTTGAAAAAGGGATTGTTACATTAGATATGATTCCAACGGTTAAGGAACAGCATGGAAGTAATAACCCACTGGCAGATAAAATTTCAATATGGCAGGGTGACATGACAAGGCTTAAGGTTGATGCAATAGTAAATGCGGCAAACTCAGCACTTCTTGGATGTTTCGTTCCGTGTCACAGATGCATAGACAATGCCATTCACAGTGGGGCAGGAATGGAACTTAGGGAAGAATGCAACAAAATTATGAATCAGAGAAAAATAAAATATGGTACAAATTATGAGGAGCCAACAGGAACAGCAACCATAACAGAAGCTTATAATCTGCCCTGTAAAAAAGTAATACATACAGTAGGTCCCATATGCTATTTTGGCTTAAATGATGAGTTATGCAATGACTTAAAGAACTGCTATGAAAGTGTTTTAAATTGCTGTGCTGAAAATGGTTTGAAAACAGTTGCATTTTGTTGCATTTCAACCGGAGAGTTTAGATTTCCAAATAAAGAAGCGGCAGTAATAGCAAAAGACACAGTGGAAAGATTTTTGATGAAAAAGGAAAATAATATAGAAAGAGTTATTTTCTGCGTGTATAAAGACTTGGATAGGGAGATATACGACAAATTATATAAATAA
- a CDS encoding DUF362 domain-containing protein: MKPITRANFAIGAEKEKQYGYRINEKCIGCGLCTSKCPQNCIDTLSIPFRIRENNCLHCGNCMEVCPNNAVEKIKKAAKYIKEADYILIGAGAGLSTAAGLTYDGERFKKNFPKFIEKYGMKDMYSFSIK, encoded by the coding sequence ATGAAACCAATAACAAGAGCAAACTTTGCCATTGGTGCGGAAAAAGAAAAACAATACGGATATAGAATAAATGAAAAATGTATTGGTTGTGGATTATGTACAAGCAAGTGTCCACAGAATTGCATTGATACTTTAAGTATACCATTTAGAATTAGAGAAAATAATTGCCTTCATTGTGGTAATTGCATGGAAGTTTGTCCTAATAATGCAGTGGAAAAGATTAAAAAAGCAGCAAAATACATAAAAGAAGCAGATTATATTTTGATAGGAGCTGGAGCAGGTCTTTCTACAGCAGCAGGACTAACGTATGATGGGGAAAGATTTAAGAAGAACTTTCCTAAATTTATAGAAAAATACGGAATGAAAGATATGTATTCGTTTTCAATCAAATGA
- a CDS encoding Rrf2 family transcriptional regulator → MQISSRFTVAVHIFACIKTFENDYKITSDFLAGSTNVNPVIIRKILGQLKGADLIEVARGTGGAKITRPLNEITLLDVYKAVECVEGGELFHFHENPNPQCPVGRSIHTVLDGKLEQVQKAMEKELNSITLEDVEMDIQKLIG, encoded by the coding sequence ATGCAGATTTCAAGTAGATTTACAGTAGCAGTGCATATTTTTGCATGTATTAAAACATTTGAAAATGACTATAAAATAACAAGTGATTTTCTTGCAGGAAGTACAAATGTTAATCCTGTTATTATAAGAAAGATTTTAGGACAACTTAAAGGAGCAGATCTAATTGAAGTTGCCAGAGGCACAGGCGGAGCTAAAATAACAAGACCTCTAAATGAGATAACATTACTTGATGTTTACAAGGCTGTAGAATGTGTGGAAGGTGGCGAATTATTCCATTTTCACGAAAATCCTAATCCACAGTGTCCAGTTGGACGAAGCATCCACACGGTATTGGATGGAAAACTTGAGCAGGTACAGAAGGCAATGGAAAAAGAACTTAATTCAATAACATTGGAAGATGTGGAAATGGATATACAGAAATTGATAGGGTAG
- a CDS encoding flavin reductase, translating to MDKKAIYNLSYGVFMVSTKAGEVANGCITNTCIQVAGNPVRIAISVLNSNYTCDLIKESGIFAVSILDNDCTFETIKHFGFQSGRDVDKFGNITPPTDCNDVPYLGWQSCAVISGKVVEQHDLGTHTLFIAEVVDAKVLSDKEPITYAKYQNEIKPKNNVASAKEDGKKIVGWRCKICNYVYEGSKLPEDYACPLCGHGADDFEPIYES from the coding sequence ATGGACAAAAAAGCAATATATAATTTAAGTTACGGAGTATTTATGGTATCAACTAAGGCAGGTGAAGTGGCTAACGGTTGTATTACAAACACTTGTATTCAGGTAGCAGGCAATCCTGTAAGAATAGCAATTTCGGTATTGAACAGTAACTACACTTGCGATTTGATTAAAGAAAGTGGCATTTTTGCAGTAAGCATTTTGGACAATGATTGTACATTTGAAACAATAAAGCATTTTGGTTTTCAGTCAGGAAGAGATGTGGACAAGTTTGGAAACATTACACCACCTACAGATTGTAATGATGTACCATATCTTGGCTGGCAATCCTGCGCAGTTATTAGTGGAAAAGTTGTTGAGCAACATGATCTTGGAACACACACATTATTTATTGCAGAAGTTGTTGATGCAAAGGTATTAAGCGATAAAGAACCTATAACTTATGCAAAATATCAAAATGAAATAAAGCCGAAAAACAATGTAGCATCTGCAAAAGAAGATGGCAAAAAAATTGTTGGTTGGAGATGTAAGATTTGCAATTATGTTTATGAGGGAAGTAAGTTGCCGGAAGATTATGCCTGTCCGTTATGCGGTCATGGAGCAGATGATTTTGAGCCAATTTATGAAAGTTAA
- a CDS encoding cation diffusion facilitator family transporter, with product MDQQKYKTENKILRLSLGGTITFTVFEIIASFVLGSKTVMTDGIFDLFDLLLLLPMFILVPFLYKPVSEKKPYGFSQIESLLVLVKYIVLLIVVINMITNNITVLLHGGHTVDATNVLIYEASLCVCCIIMYLVLHYLSRNYSSMIIKSELYLWKVDIVSTLGISVAFLFQIFLTHSPINFIIPYIDSSVAIIVALFLVKEPIVQIIKNLKELVLFSPDQQIMDEIREVVNKDISNYEYSLDFLDVTQTGRKTWIEVYVKSKNDTVKIKDFKKIQEHITKDLIDKFDQIYVEIVPAL from the coding sequence ATGGACCAACAAAAGTACAAAACGGAGAACAAAATTTTAAGGCTGTCACTGGGAGGCACCATTACTTTTACAGTATTTGAAATCATCGCTTCCTTTGTCTTAGGTTCAAAAACCGTAATGACTGACGGCATATTTGACTTGTTTGACTTATTACTATTGCTTCCAATGTTTATTTTGGTTCCTTTTCTATACAAACCTGTTTCTGAAAAGAAACCTTATGGTTTTTCTCAAATTGAATCATTACTTGTTCTTGTAAAATATATTGTTTTACTTATTGTAGTTATCAATATGATTACAAACAACATTACAGTTTTACTTCACGGTGGACACACAGTTGATGCCACAAACGTTCTTATATATGAAGCTTCTCTTTGCGTGTGTTGCATAATTATGTACCTTGTGCTTCATTATCTTAGCCGTAACTATTCCTCAATGATAATCAAATCAGAGCTTTATTTGTGGAAGGTTGACATTGTAAGTACTCTTGGAATTTCAGTTGCATTTTTGTTCCAGATTTTCCTTACACACAGCCCAATTAATTTTATTATCCCTTACATAGATTCTTCTGTGGCAATTATTGTTGCATTATTCCTTGTAAAAGAGCCAATTGTGCAGATTATCAAAAACTTAAAGGAATTGGTTTTATTCTCACCTGATCAACAGATTATGGATGAAATCAGAGAAGTTGTAAATAAGGACATTAGCAATTATGAATATAGTCTTGATTTCTTAGATGTTACACAAACAGGGCGTAAAACATGGATTGAAGTCTACGTTAAAAGCAAAAATGACACTGTAAAAATCAAGGATTTCAAAAAAATACAGGAACATATCACAAAAGATTTGATAGACAAATTTGACCAGATTTATGTTGAAATAGTTCCTGCTCTATAG
- a CDS encoding YeiH family protein → MNLIKEKYKGLLVCLAIAIPAWILGKIFPIIGSAVIAIIAGMVIALFWQPGKTFKPGITFTSKKILQYAVILLGFGLNLNVIFSTGKQSLPIIICTISTSLIIAFALHKAMHIDSNISTLIGVGSSICGGSAIAATAPIIDADDDEVAQAISVIFFFNVLAALLFPMFGHFLGFDTTSGEAFGIFAGTAVNDTSSVTATASTWDSMWNLGTQTLDKAVTVKLTRTLAIIPITLVLALFRAKQSGSNSNEGGFSFKKAFPMFILWFIVASLITTIAISLGVPSSVFAPLKELSKFFITLAMAAIGLGCNVVKLIKNGGKPILLGGCCWIGITCVSLLLQHVLNIW, encoded by the coding sequence ATGAACCTTATAAAAGAAAAATACAAAGGCTTATTAGTTTGCCTTGCAATCGCAATTCCTGCCTGGATACTTGGCAAAATCTTTCCTATTATTGGAAGTGCCGTTATTGCTATCATTGCCGGTATGGTTATTGCTTTATTCTGGCAACCGGGAAAAACTTTCAAACCGGGAATTACTTTTACATCAAAAAAAATACTTCAGTATGCAGTTATTTTATTGGGCTTCGGTCTTAATCTTAACGTAATATTTAGTACCGGAAAGCAATCACTTCCAATAATTATTTGTACAATTTCCACATCTTTGATTATAGCATTCGCACTTCACAAAGCTATGCACATTGATTCAAATATCAGTACTTTAATCGGTGTAGGATCTTCTATTTGCGGTGGTTCTGCCATTGCTGCAACAGCACCTATTATTGATGCAGATGATGACGAAGTGGCTCAGGCTATTTCTGTTATTTTCTTTTTCAATGTTTTAGCTGCTTTATTGTTTCCAATGTTTGGACATTTCTTAGGCTTTGATACAACATCCGGTGAAGCCTTTGGTATATTTGCCGGCACTGCTGTTAATGATACTTCATCAGTTACAGCTACTGCTTCTACTTGGGACAGTATGTGGAACCTTGGAACTCAGACACTTGATAAAGCCGTTACAGTTAAGCTTACAAGAACTCTTGCAATAATTCCTATTACTTTGGTTCTCGCTTTATTTAGGGCAAAACAATCAGGTAGCAATTCAAATGAAGGTGGATTTAGTTTTAAGAAAGCTTTTCCTATGTTTATTTTGTGGTTTATTGTTGCTTCTCTTATTACAACAATTGCCATAAGTCTTGGTGTTCCATCATCAGTATTTGCACCACTTAAAGAGCTTAGCAAATTCTTTATTACTCTTGCCATGGCTGCCATCGGTCTTGGCTGTAATGTTGTCAAGCTTATCAAAAATGGTGGCAAACCTATTTTGCTTGGTGGCTGTTGCTGGATTGGTATAACTTGCGTAAGCCTTTTACTTCAGCACGTTTTAAACATTTGGTAA